In one Brevibacillus choshinensis genomic region, the following are encoded:
- a CDS encoding acetoin utilization AcuB family protein, which produces MRIEDIMRKNVVTVNPSTSIGEALLLLRSNRIRHLPVVEHDRLVGIFSDRDLRDALPSRLLKHEDDDTILHKPVADIMYKQVITAHPLDFIEDASAQLYEHKIGSLPIVEGTRLVGMITESDLFSSLIELFGVNKPSSHIEVEVDDRVGMLAEVSQVFREAEVNVCSVVVYPGKKPPKKNLVFRVQTIDPRIVIQRLSAKGFTVVWPTEGGNPL; this is translated from the coding sequence ATGCGTATTGAGGATATCATGCGAAAAAACGTTGTCACGGTAAATCCTTCCACCTCTATCGGGGAAGCTCTCCTGTTACTCCGCTCCAATCGAATCAGACATTTACCCGTCGTGGAACATGATCGTTTGGTGGGCATCTTCTCTGACCGCGATCTGCGCGATGCCCTTCCCTCCCGCCTGCTGAAACACGAGGATGATGACACCATCTTGCACAAGCCAGTCGCTGACATCATGTACAAGCAGGTCATTACTGCCCATCCGCTAGACTTCATCGAGGATGCATCTGCACAACTTTACGAGCATAAGATCGGCTCGCTGCCAATCGTCGAAGGAACTCGACTCGTGGGCATGATCACAGAATCGGACTTGTTTTCCAGTCTGATCGAGCTGTTTGGCGTCAACAAACCAAGCTCTCACATTGAAGTGGAAGTGGATGATCGAGTTGGCATGCTAGCCGAGGTGAGCCAGGTTTTTCGAGAAGCCGAGGTGAACGTCTGTAGTGTCGTCGTTTACCCGGGGAAAAAACCTCCCAAGAAAAATCTGGTCTTCCGCGTACAGACGATCGATCCTCGCATCGTCATCCAGAGACTTTCCGCAAAAGGATTTACCGTCGTCTGGCCAACAGAAGGAGGGAATCCTCTGTGA
- a CDS encoding acetoin utilization protein AcuC, with the protein MSRNARLIYSSDYTNYYFNDEHPFNQRRLLLMHDLMSMYGILSESDILPPRHATDEELAMVHDSRYIQFIRDQGHSEAELPLATSYGVGTEDVPCFANMHESASLIAGGTLNAVEAVMSGLAEHAFNPAGGLHHAFRGRASGFCIYNDCSVAIAYLRQKWNARVLYIDTDAHHGDGVQWAFYDDPNVLTVSMHETGKYLFPGTGNLTERGDGSGYGYSVNVPLDAFTEDESFLDIYQELVTKIARGFKPDVILTQNGCDAHAYDPLTHLSCSMKIYQEIPRLAHQLSHELCDGRWIAVGGGGYDIWRVVPRAWTLLWSEMTDQPLTDGPLPEAWGERWQPHSELALPKRLFDEPFPAIPRREEITQKNKITLERALMYAPVD; encoded by the coding sequence GTGAGCCGCAATGCCCGTCTCATCTATTCTTCGGACTACACCAACTACTATTTCAATGACGAGCATCCATTTAACCAACGGCGTCTTCTCCTCATGCATGATCTGATGAGCATGTACGGAATCCTTTCTGAATCTGACATTCTGCCACCGCGTCACGCGACCGATGAAGAGCTGGCGATGGTTCACGACTCACGTTACATACAATTCATACGCGATCAGGGGCATAGCGAAGCAGAGCTTCCTCTCGCTACCAGCTATGGGGTAGGTACGGAAGACGTTCCCTGCTTTGCCAACATGCACGAGTCAGCTTCCCTCATTGCAGGAGGAACACTGAATGCCGTGGAAGCCGTGATGAGTGGCCTAGCCGAGCACGCATTCAATCCTGCAGGTGGCTTACATCACGCCTTTCGCGGACGAGCTTCCGGATTTTGCATTTACAATGACTGTTCTGTCGCGATTGCCTACTTACGCCAGAAGTGGAATGCGCGGGTCCTGTACATCGATACGGACGCCCATCACGGCGATGGTGTGCAATGGGCTTTTTACGACGATCCCAACGTGTTGACTGTCTCCATGCACGAAACGGGAAAGTACTTGTTCCCCGGCACCGGCAATCTCACAGAACGCGGCGATGGTAGCGGTTACGGTTATTCCGTGAATGTCCCACTTGATGCCTTTACGGAAGACGAATCGTTCCTCGATATTTATCAGGAGCTGGTCACCAAGATCGCTCGCGGTTTCAAGCCAGATGTCATCTTGACGCAAAACGGCTGCGACGCCCACGCGTACGATCCACTCACTCATCTGTCCTGCTCGATGAAAATCTATCAGGAAATCCCTCGGCTCGCTCATCAGCTGTCGCATGAGCTGTGTGATGGTCGCTGGATCGCTGTCGGTGGCGGTGGCTACGATATTTGGCGGGTCGTTCCACGTGCCTGGACCTTATTGTGGAGCGAAATGACGGATCAGCCCCTGACAGACGGGCCGCTCCCAGAAGCATGGGGCGAACGCTGGCAGCCGCATTCCGAGCTGGCTCTACCCAAGCGTTTGTTTGACGAACCATTCCCAGCCATTCCTCGCCGGGAAGAAATTACACAAAAGAACAAGATAACACTAGAGCGTGCTTTGATGTATGCCCCTGTAGATTGA